Sequence from the Streptomyces sp. NBC_00358 genome:
GAGAGGCCGCGAGTTGTACGCCCCTGCGCACCGAGGAAGCCCCGATCCGGGTTCCCGTGGGGAGCTCACAGAGGAGCAGACCGCCGGGGGCCAGGGCATCTCGGATGTCGAACTGGAGCGCCGAATGGTCGAAGCGGACCCGCTTCGACCAGCGGATGAGCGGGTCAACCCGCGCGTGTCCGTGCCCGTCGCCGACGGCCGGCGTGCGGACCGCCTCGAAGCGGGCAGCCAATACGACGCACAGTCGATGCAAGTTGCCCGCTGCATCGATATTTCGGATGGTGGCAGAGCCGGAATCGCCCCGCGCGAACCGGTGCGCCAGACCCCGCAGACGGTACGACCCGGTCGCCCCCTTCGGAGACATGGCGCAGCCCGCCCTGTTCGAGGAGCCGTCGCCATGACCTCACAGCAGCTGACCGAGCAGCCCCTCAAGGGTGCTCCGATCGCGGCTCCCGTTCAGGAGTCTCTTGGCGAGGAGGAACTCGCCACCGCGTTCGCCGAAGGCGACGAGCAGGCCCTTTCCGGGGCCTATCACCGATGGGGCCGGCTGGTGTACACCCTGGCCCGACGCTCTCTGGGGGACGCGGCTGAGGCAGAGGACGTCACACAGGTGGTATTCCTCGCCGCCTGGCGGGGACGGGCCGGCTTCGCACCCGAACGTGGCGCCCTGGCAGCGTGGATCGTCGGAATCACCCGGCGCAAGATCGCCGACGCGTTGCACGCCCGGACACGCCGGGCCGACCTGGTGGCGGCAGCGGGGGCCGTCGTATGCACGCAGGATCGTGCCGGTGAGCCCGATGCGGTGCTGGACCGCGTCCTCATCAGCCACGAGTTGTCAAAGCTCCCCGCGACTCAGCGGCGCGTGCTCAGCCTCGCCTACTACAACGACCTCACACAGACCCAGATCGCCCAGGTCACCGGCTTGCCGTTGGGAACGGTCAAGAGCCATACCCGTCGCGGGCTGCACGGGCTGAACCGTTGCCTCCAAGACGTGGGGGAGAACAGCCGTGGCTGAGCCCCCTCCGCTGGTTCTCGCGGTGGCAGAGGAGGCGGGGACCCGCCCTTCCGGACCATCCTCACCCCATCGCGCTCAAGCGTCCGCCGCTTCCACGGCGTTGCTCGCGGGGAACGTCTCCTCGCACATGCCGACAGCGACTTCGGCTCCGGCAGGGGCTCGGCCGACTGATCCCGCCCCCGCACGAAGGCGGTGCAACCACTGGGCGACTTTCCAGGGAATGAAGGGACGAAACGCACGAAAAGGTGCCGCTTTCGCGGGCCTGACTTCCAGTAAGAGAAGGGACGGGCGATGAAGCTCCAGGACGAACTCCCCCTCGACCACCACCTGGCCGCCGTCTACCGCTGGGGCTCCGCGTTCTGCGGGGTGGTCCTGCTCGTCTTCGGCATCCTCGGATTCGCCGACGAACTCAGTCCGTTCAACACGAACGGGGACAGCATCGCGGGCATGTCGACCAACGGCGCCCTGAGCCTGATCTCCGTGGCCGTCGGCCTGATCCTGATCGCGGGTGCCGCCATCGGCGGCAACGTCGCCTCCACACTCAACATGGCGGTGGGCACGCTGTTCCTGCTCAGCGGCTTCGTCCACATCTTCATCCTCGACCGGCCCGCCAACGTCCTCGACTTCGGCATGACCAACGTCGTCTTCAGCTTCGTGATGGGGCTGGTGATCCTGACGTTCGGCATGTACGGGCGCGTGTCGAGCAAGCTGCCCCACGACAACCCGTACTGGCAGAGCCGTCACCCGCGCGAGGCCGCCCGGGAATCCCTCGCCCGGCGCCGGCAACCGGCCCCCGCAGCGGCGCTGCCGACCGGCACGGACCGGACGGCCCTGCAGGGAGCGACCAGGTCTCCTGGCTCACGGCGCAGCCACTGAGGCGTCCGGGCAGGGCCCCGTAGGTGTGGACGGAGCCCTGGAACGCAGGGGCAGCTCACGGACCCGTGACTCCTTTCAACTCCTTTTTGCCTTTCGCCTTTTTCCTCGCCTTCTCTGCGTGGCCGGGCGGGCGGTGTGATGCTTCCGCCTTTGCGCGGCCGTGAGCCGCTGCGCCGGGCAGACCTACGCTGCTTGGCGCTGCGTGCACCGAGGCCGCAGACGAGTGTGGGGTCGCGTCGACGCCTGATGCGTCGTCCGAGCCGTCAGAAGTACTGCCGTTGCGTTCGGAAGGGATCTTCCCGGCAGGCGTTGTGGTCCCCTGCTTCCGCCCGGCGTCGGGGACGCCGGTGATCCTGGTCCCGCTTTGATCATCGTCGTGTGATGTGGGGGTGCCGGAGACGGCAAGAGCGGTGACCAGGGCCGCGGCCAGAGCAACGCCGGCACCGACGGCCAACGGGCGCTTCCGCACGGCCCTGGTGTGCGCAGCCACCTGTTCTCCGCCTCCGGGCAGCGGGGTGCCGTGCGTGCGGTCCCCCGTCCGAGATCGCGTGTGGCTGGTCACGGAACTCACCGGGTGCGGCGAGGGGTTGACGGCAAGTCGCCCTGTTTCGGTCGACTCTGCCAGTGCTCGGGCGCAGTCGTCGGCTGTCGGACGGTCATTTTCGTCCAGGGCTGTCATGGCCCGCACGAGGTCGGCGAGTTGTGGTGGCAGATGGTGGGGCAGCGCGGGTGGCCGGTGCAGTCGTGCGATCGCCGCTTCCAGTGGGCCGCCGTCGTACTCGAGCCGGCCGGTGAGGCATTCGAGAAGTACCAGTCCGAGGGCGTAGATGTCGGCGGGCCGGCCGACGGGCTGTCCGAGGACTTGCTCGGGTGAGAGGTAGGCGGCCGTGCCGATGAGTGTCCCGGTGGCGGTGTGTTTGGTGGCGTCCAGCAGTCGGGAGATGCCGAAGTCGGTCAGGTGGGGCCGGTGCGAAGCGTCGAGGAGGATGTTGGACGGTTTGACGTCTCGATGGACGATGCTCGCCTCGTGGGCGTGAGCCAGCGCGTGGGCGAGACCGGAGCCCAGTGCGGCGGTTTCCTCGAAGGACAGCGGGCCTGCGGTGATGCGGCGCTTCAGCGTGGTGCCTTCGACGAGTTGCATGACCAGGAAGACACGTCCGTCGTGCTGTCCGGCGTCGAAGGCCGTGACGAGTCCTGGGTGGTGG
This genomic interval carries:
- a CDS encoding sigma-70 family RNA polymerase sigma factor yields the protein MTSQQLTEQPLKGAPIAAPVQESLGEEELATAFAEGDEQALSGAYHRWGRLVYTLARRSLGDAAEAEDVTQVVFLAAWRGRAGFAPERGALAAWIVGITRRKIADALHARTRRADLVAAAGAVVCTQDRAGEPDAVLDRVLISHELSKLPATQRRVLSLAYYNDLTQTQIAQVTGLPLGTVKSHTRRGLHGLNRCLQDVGENSRG
- a CDS encoding DUF4383 domain-containing protein produces the protein MKLQDELPLDHHLAAVYRWGSAFCGVVLLVFGILGFADELSPFNTNGDSIAGMSTNGALSLISVAVGLILIAGAAIGGNVASTLNMAVGTLFLLSGFVHIFILDRPANVLDFGMTNVVFSFVMGLVILTFGMYGRVSSKLPHDNPYWQSRHPREAARESLARRRQPAPAAALPTGTDRTALQGATRSPGSRRSH
- a CDS encoding serine/threonine-protein kinase, translated to MRLRDSARAVASRCSADILNGRYRLDGLLGSGGAADVHRGFDLRLRRPVAVKVFRPETGFDTEETSQGEAAILARLHHPGLVTAFDAGQHDGRVFLVMQLVEGTTLKRRITAGPLSFEETAALGSGLAHALAHAHEASIVHRDVKPSNILLDASHRPHLTDFGISRLLDATKHTATGTLIGTAAYLSPEQVLGQPVGRPADIYALGLVLLECLTGRLEYDGGPLEAAIARLHRPPALPHHLPPQLADLVRAMTALDENDRPTADDCARALAESTETGRLAVNPSPHPVSSVTSHTRSRTGDRTHGTPLPGGGEQVAAHTRAVRKRPLAVGAGVALAAALVTALAVSGTPTSHDDDQSGTRITGVPDAGRKQGTTTPAGKIPSERNGSTSDGSDDASGVDATPHSSAASVHAAPSSVGLPGAAAHGRAKAEASHRPPGHAEKARKKAKGKKELKGVTGP